One genomic region from Prunus persica cultivar Lovell chromosome G3, Prunus_persica_NCBIv2, whole genome shotgun sequence encodes:
- the LOC18766083 gene encoding uncharacterized protein At4g28440 has product METATASGSGTVTAKRKPVFVKVDQLQPNTSGHTLTVKVVSSKPVKVTNKNGGRPSFSSRPLQPSRIAECLVGDETGTILFTARNDQVDTMKPDTTVILRNAKIDMFKGTMRLAVDKWGRVEVTEPANFQVKEENNLSLVEYELVNVEE; this is encoded by the exons ATGGAGACGGCGACAGCGAGCGGTTCAGGGACAGTGACGGCGAAGAGAAAGCCGGTGTTCGTAAAGGTGGACCAACTACAGCCAAACACGAGCGGCCACACCCTCACGGTGAAGGTGGTGAGCTCGAAGCCGGTCAAGGTGACCAACAAGAACGGCGGCCGACCATCGTTCTCGTCTCGCCCTCTCCAGCCCTCTCGTATCGCCGAGTGCCTCGTTGGTGATGAGACTGGGACCATTCTCTTCACCGCTCGCAATGACCAAG TTGACACAATGAAGCCGGACACTACTGTGATCCTGCGTAATGCGAAGATTGATATGTTCAAGGGAACTATGAGGCTAGCAGTTGACAAATGGGGACGTGTTGAAGTCACTGAACCAGCTAACTTCCAAGTTAAAGAGGAAAACAATCTTTCTCTCGTTGAGTACGAATTGGTTAACGTTGAAGAGTGA